DNA sequence from the Bacillales bacterium genome:
AAAGCGAAAAACCCGACCGGACGGATGGTCGAACCGGAAGATCTCGCGGAAACGGCGTATTATTTGTGTACGCCGGCAGCGAGCATGATTCGCGGGCAGACGATCATCATCGACGGCGGCATGACGCTGTTAGGGGAATAAAATAAAAAAAAGAGGCTGACTCAAAAGAGGTCGTGAGTCAGCCTCTTGGCTTTCGCTGATTCTAACGAACATTTAAGACCGTTAGAAGCTCCAAGCTGCGTGAAACGGCGGCGAAAAAGGCGCTAAGGTGATCAAATGTTCGTTAGAAAAAATAATTGGATCTAATTTACATTTATTCGATAAAAACAGGGTGTCCCCAATGGCAAGACTTGGGGACACCCTCGTTTTGTGCGGTTTAGAGCATTTCAGAGACGGTTTTCGCCTCAAGGAAGTTGGTCAAGTAGTCGGGACCGCCCGCTTTCGCGTCCGTTCCGGACATTTTGAATCCGCCGAACGGATGGTAGCCGACGATCGCCGCGGTGCATCCGCGGTTAAAGTACAAGTTGCCCACCTGGAATTCGGTGCGAGCGCGGTTTAAATGCGCGCGGTTTTTCGAAATGACCGCGCCGGTCAATCCGTACTCGGTGTTGTTGGCAATTTCCAGCATGTGATCGAAATCGCGTGCCTTCGTGAACGCAACAACCGGTCCGAAAATTTCTTCCTGCATGAGCCGGGCTTTCGGATCGACGTCGGCAAAGATCGTCGGCTGCACGAAATATCCTTTCGAATCGTCGGTTTCACCGCCGACTTTCAGTTCGCCTTCTTCCTTGCCGATTTCAATGTAATTCTTGATCTTGTCGAATTGTTTTTCATTAATGACCGGTCCCATGTACGGGTCGCCGGCCGGATCGCCGACTTCGAGTTGCTTCGTCAGTTCAATCGCTTTCTCCAACACTTCGTCATACACATCTTGGTGAATGACGGCGCGCGAACAGGCCGAACATTTTTGCCCGGAGAATCCGAACGCCGAGTTGACGATCGCATCCGCTGCCAAGTCCAAATCCGCTTCGTTGTCGACAATGATCGTATCTTTGCCGCCCATTTCTGCAACGACGCGCTTCAGGAACAACTGGCCCTCTTGCACCTTTGCAGCCCGTTCGTAAATGCGCGTGCCGGTCGCTCTTGATCCGGTAAAATTGACGAAACGCGTCTTCGGGTGATCGACGAGATAGTCGCCGATTTCTTGCGGATCGCCCGGTATGTAGTTGACAACGCCTTTCGGAAGTCCCGCTTCTTCAAGGGCTTCCATCGCTTTGTAGGCGATGATCGGCGTGCTTTCTGCAGGTTTCAGCAAAACCGTATTTCCGGTAACGACCGGTGCGATCGTCGTTCCGAGCATGATGGCGAAAGGAAAATTCCACGGCGGGATCGTTACGCCGGTTCCCATCGGTTGATAGAAAAAGTGGTTGTGTTCGCCAACACGTTCGTTGATCGGCTTGCCATTGGCGAGTTCGAGCATTTGCCGGCCGTAGTATTCGAGAAAATCGATGCCTTCGGCCGTGTCGGCGTCGGCTTGACTCCAAGGTTTACCAGCTTCATATACCATCCATGCGGAGAATTCGTGTTTGCGCCGGCGCACGATCGCTGCGGCACGGAACAAAACTTCCGCACGTACTTTCGGATCCCATTGGCTCCATTCTTTATACGCTTCTTCAGCAGCCGCAAATGCCTTTTCGACTTCCTCCTTGCCAGCCATTGAAACGGTGCCGATGACCTCGTCTTTGTCGGCGGGATTCGTCGACGTTAATTTACTGCCGGTGGGAACGCGTTCCCCCGCGATAATCAAATCATAATCTTTGCCAAGCTCCGCTTTCACTTGTTTTAAAGCCGCTTTAAAATCGTTCCGGTTTGATTCGTCCGAAAAATCGGTGAACGGTTCATGTTTAAAAGGTAATACCATTCGTTACAGCCTCCTTATTCCTTTTTTCAATTCCATAGTAACTTAATTGGTGGGGCACTTCAATTGACACCGTTTACATCGTTAGCATTGCGAAAAATCACGCAATTTCCGCTTCGACGAGAATCTCGACATTTCCTTTCAGCGCTTTGGAAACCATGCATCGCGATTCCGAACGCTTGACGATTTCCTGCACCTTTTCGATATCCGTTTTGTCGGCGGAATCGGGTAATTTCACATCAAGATGGTGCAACACGGTTTCAAAGTGCAGTCCGCCTTGTTCGCTTACCGTTCCCTTCGAATGGATCGACACCCGTTGTACTTCGATCCCTGCCGCCTCCAGACCAATGCCGAACGTCATTAAAAAACACGAAGCCGCCGCGGACAGAAGCAACTCGTCCGGATTCGTCCCTTGCCCCGCCCCGCCCATCGAAGCCGGCACCGACATGGAAGATGTTAAGTTCCCCGCGCGCATCTCTCCAATACCTCTGCGCCCGCCTTTCCACGTGGCTTCACATTCGAACACGTGCCTCGTCATTTCCAATTCTCCTCCTTTTTTCTTCATCTTCTTCCCAATTGGATTGTATCACATCGGCCGAGTCCGAACGCAGATGAGCGGCTTTTTAAAAAAATTTGGGCGCGGCAAGCATCCCATTTTCATAATAGGCGCATATGCTGTTATCGAATGCTAAGGAGAAAGGTGGAATGATCTTGACGAACGAATCCGATCCGACATTCGAGTGGAATGAAGAACAGCGGCAACAAGGGTTTTATGGAGGTCAAGGCGCCGGTTTCGGCTATCCGGGTTATTACGGGGGGCAATACGGCCGTCCATGGTGGGGCGGTTATCCCGGCGGCGGTTACTATGGCCGACCGTGGTGGGGAGGCTATCCCGGCGGCGGCTACTACGGCCGTCCGTGGTGGGGAGGCTATCCCGGCGGCGGTTATTACGGCCGTCCAGGTTATTACGGTCGCCCGGGTTACTATGGCCGCCCGTGGTGGGGCTATCACGGAGGCTATTACGGCGGCATGCCCGGCTGGGGCGGCGGCCAATACGGCGGCTCCCCAGGTTGGGGAGGCTATCATGGCGGAGGTTTCACGACTGGTCAACAAGGCATTGGGGTCCCAGGCTCTTAACCAAGAAAAAAGGGGGATCCGCTTCGGCGGCGCCCCCTTACTTATTTTTATAAACATGGACAAACGGTTCATCCCTATCAGGATTCAAAACGACGAGCGCTTCCGGACCTTGCGCCGAGGAAATGTAAACATCGATCGGAACGTCTTGCGGAAACGGGTTGTTTTGGTCGGAAAGCAAACCCGCGATAAATTGCGAGAAGGAAATCACTTCGGTTTCGGCATAAAATTTGATCGGAATGTCGATCGTCATATGCTGCAATTCTTTTTGCTTGTAAAAAGCTTTTCCGATGACATCGACGTAATTCGGAAAATAATCTTGTACCTGCGACCGAAACTGTTCGAAATGATCCGTATCGGCTTGATAATGTTCGCTCGCTTCGACGGAAGGAAACAGCACATGAGTTTCCTTCAACGGTTCCCATTCCCCGACGGACGAATCCTCCGCTTTTACGACCGTTTTGGCAAAATAATGGCCTGGCACGAGCGACTCTGCCGCCTGTTCCTGATAAAGGCCGATGACGATCGGCACGTTTTTCAATGCCTCGATTTCTCGTATTCGCTTCACGATTACATCGGCGAACTGCTTCGCCTTTTCCTTTGCTTTCTTCTCATCGAGCTTGATCTGACGGCGGTAAAGGTTCCCATCGGCATCTTCCACTTTAAAGGAATAAACCTTCGCCATCGAAATGGCGATTGAAAGGCCGCCGAGTTTCAACTGATCTTTTCCCGCCTGAACGAGATAGTCTTGCTCCGTGACATAACTAAGATAGGAAGGATGTTCGCTGAGAAACTGAACTTTTTTTTCCGCCGAATACTTTTTATAGCCTTTCGGAAGATCGGGATTCAACCCTTCCGGATTATCCTGCGACTCATTTTCCAGCCAGTTCTCAATCATGTCCCTCTCTAAATATTGACCTTCTTGAAAGATGTAACGATCCGGAGAATAAACGTCTTTCGACAACCGCATTAATCCGGTCTGGATTTCATCAATGTCGAGGCGGTTGGCAACTCCATATAAAATATGCCCCCGCGCCGCCCCGGGCTTAAAATCGACAACCGTACGGTATTGGTTTTTGATCGATTCAACTTTCGGCGTGATTTTTACTTTTTTTTGCTTTTTTCCTTTGTCGGACTTCTTGACGATTTTATTCGAATCCGGATCATTCCCGAAATTCGGAACGCAACCGGAAAGGATCAGCGCCAATACGCAAAACAAGACGATAATTCGTCGATCCATTCATGCCAACTCTCCCTATTGATTCAGCTCTTCCCTCAGCCGCTCCTCATCCCATACGGCGACTCCTAATTCATTCGCTTTCGCCAGCTTCGAACCGGCGTCTTTTCCTGCAATGACGAGATCGGTGTTAGAGCTGACGCTCCCCGTCACATTGCCGCCAAGCCGTTCAATCGCTGCTTTCGCCTCATTTCGCGTGAGTTGTTCCAGCTTTCCGGTCAAGACGACTTTCTTTCCGGCGAAAAACGAATGACTTTCCGCCTCGCCTGCCGGTGCCGGCCCTCGGTATTCCATGTTGACGCCAAGCGATTTCAGCTCTTCGATCAGCGCTTTCACTTCAGGCAATCCGAAGTACGTGCGGATCGAATCGGCCATCTTATCGCCGATTTCATCCACTTCTAGCAAATCATTTTCATTCGCATTTTGCAAACGTTCCATCGTCTGAAAATGCTGTGCGAGCGTTTTTGCTGCTTTCGAACCAACAAACCGGATGCCAAGGCCGAACAACAATCGCTCCAACGAGTTGCTCTTCGAGTGTTCAATCGCCTGCAACAGCTTGTTTACGGACTTGTCACCCATCCGTTCGAGAACAATTAGGTCTTCGTATCGCAATTTATACAAATCGGCGACGTCCCGAATCAGTTCGTTCAGGAATAACTGCGTAATCACCTTTTCCCCGAGACCATCTATGTTCATCGCGTTTCGCGACACGAAATGAATCAAGCCCTCACGAATTTGCGCCGGGCACTTCGGATTCAGACACCTAAGCGCCACTTCCCCTTCAATCCGCACGAGCTCGCTCCCGCATGCCGGACATTCGTCCGGCATGCGGAACTCTTTCTCGTCCCCGGTCCTGCGGTCTTCGAGCACACGCACCACTTCTGGAATAATGTCGCCCGCCTTCTTTACGACGACGGTGTCGCCGATGCGAATGTCTTTCTCCCGAATTAAACCTTCGTTGTGGAGCGTTGCTCTTTTGACCGTCGTGCCGGCCACCGTGACCGGCGTCAGCATTGCCGTCGGTGTAATAGCGCCGGTCCTGCCGACCGTCAACATTACGCCTTCGATCTTCGTGACAACCTCCTCAGCCGGGAACTTGTAGGCAATCGCCCATCTCGGGCTTTTCGCCGTAAAACCGAGCGACTCCTGATGCCGGAGCGAATCCACTTTAATGACGATACCGTCAATTTCATACGGCAAATCGGCCCGTTTCTCCGTCCATTTTTCAATGAAAGCCATCACTTCTCCGACGTCCTTACACCGCCGCCATTCCGGATTCGTCTTCAGCCCGATCCGCTTCAGGAAATCCAACCCGTCGCTGTGCGACTCGATCGTCTCCCCTTCAAGCATCCCGATGCCGTATAGAAAAATATCCAAGTTGCGCTCCGCCGCAAGCTTCGGATCGAGCTGCCGCAACGATCCAGCCGCCGAATTCCGCGGGTTCGCGAACAGCGCCTCCCCGCGTTCTCGCCGCGCTTCGTTCAGCCGCTCGAATGAGCGCTTCGGCATGAAAGCCTCCCCGCGTACTTCTAAATTCACCGATTCTTTCAATCGCAAAGGAATCGAACGAATCGTCCGCAGATTCACGGTGATGTCTTCCCCGACCGTGCCGTCGCCGCGCGTTGCTCCGCGAACGAATCGGCCGTTCTCGTAAAGCAGGGATACGGCCAATCCGTCGATCTTCAATTCACAAACGTACGATACATCGTCTCCGACGGCTTGCCGGACGCGGCGGTCGAAATCCCGCATATCGCTCTCACCAAATGCATTGCCGAGACTGAGCATCGGCACGACATGCTCTACCTTCGTGAAAGCATCAATCGGCTCACCGCCGACCCGCTGCGTCGGCGAATCCTCGGTCACAAGATCAGGATGCTCCTCTTCAAGCTCCCGCAGTTCTTTCATGAGGCGGTCGTATTCGGCATCCGGAACGCTCGGGTTATCAAGCACATGATATTCGTAATTATATTGTTCCAATACATCACGCAATTGTTCAATTCGCCTTTCGGCTTCTTTGCGCTCCATCTGTCCCACCTCTTAAAGTTTTTCGATCGGAGCGATCTCGGCCAGCAGCCGTTTCACACCCGTCGGTTTCGCGAAAGCGATATCGAGTTCGCAAGAATCGCCGTCCCGCTTAATGCTGACGACGGTGCCTACGCCCCACTTTTTATGACTGACTTTATCGCCAACCGACCAGTCGAGTTGTTCAGCCCCGCTGCGCTGCGGCCGAACGATCCGCGAGCTGCGCGGCGGCACGCCCGCCGGCCTTCCGCCTCCACCTTGAGATTCCCCTTCATTCTCAAGACAATCATTCGGAATCTCTTCGATAAAGCAAGAAACCGGGTTCATATTCGTACGGCCGTACAACGTGCGCATTTGCGCGTTCGTCAAGTACAATTCTTGTTCCGCCCGTGTCATGCCGACATAGGCAAGTCGGCGTTCCTCTTCGAGTTCCTCGTGATCATCGATCGAGCGGCTGTGCGGGAACACGTTTTGCTCCATGCCGATCAGAAAGACGACCGGAAACTCCAAGCCCTTCGCCGAGTGCAGCGTCATGAGCGACACCGCATCTTGAACCGTCGAATCGTCATTATCCAACTGATCGATATCGGCTTCCAAAGCAAGGTCGGTTAAAAAGGCAACGAGTCCTTGATCTTCGCTGTCCTTGTTTTCTTCTTCGAAGTGTTTCGTCACCGACAGAAATTCATCGATGTTCTCGAGCCTGCTTTGCGCTTCAAGCGACGTGTCCTGCTCGTACATTTTACGATAACCGGTACGATCTAGCAGCTCTTCGACGAGCTCCGTGACTGTCAAATAGTCTTGCATCTTCGAGAGGTTGCGGATTTCTTCCTCGAAGGCGAGCAGTTTCTTGACAAACCGGCTGGAAAGTCCGATTTCTTCGCATTCCGCAATCGCTTGAAACATCGAAATGCCGTTTTCCGCCGCATAAATCATCACTTTTTCAAGCGTCGATGCCCCGATGCCGCGTTTCGGAACGTTAATCACGCGCAACAAGCTGATATCGTCATCCGTGTTGGAGAGCAAGCGCAAATACGCAAGCAAGTCTTTGATTTCTTTCCGGTCATAGAACTTTGTGCCGCCGAAAATGTTATACGGGATGTTCGACTTCATCAACGCTTCCTCGATGGCACGAGACTGGGCATTCGTTCGATATAAAATCGCAAGGTCGCGGTATTTCCGTTTGCCGCCAACCGTTAAATCGCGGATCTTCGAAGCGACAAAACGGCTTTCATCCTGCTCATTCATTCCTCGGTAGTAATGAATCTTTTGACCCGGGTCGTTTTCGGTCCAAAGCCTCTTCGGCTTGCGGTTGAAGTTGTTTTGAATGACGTGATTCGCAGCGTTCAAGATCGTCTTAGTCGAGCGGTAATTTTGTTCAAGCAAGATCACCTGTGCATCGGCATAATCTTTTTCAAACGATAAAATATTACTAATGTCCGCACCGCGCCAGCGGTAGATCGATTGATCGGAGTCGCCGACGACACACAAATTTTGATAGCGTTCCGCTAACAGACTGACAAGCTTATACTGTGCCGCGTTCGTATCCTGGTATTCATCGACGTGAATGTATTGAAATTTTCTTTGATAAAATTCAAGCACTTCCGGCACTCGTTCAAAAAGCTCGATCGTCGACATGATGAGGTCATCAAAGTCGAGCGCATGGTTTTTCCGCAAGCGCTTCTCATATTCCGCGTATACTTCGGCAACGACCTGCGTGTAAATATCGCCGGGGTTGTCCGCCGTGAATTGCTTCGCGCGTTTCAACTCGTTTTTCGCCGAGCTGATCGTGCCTAGAATCGCACGCGGCTGAAACTTCTTCACATCATAATTCAAGTCTTTCATAATTTGTTTGATCACCGACACTTGGTCGGTTCCATCGAGAATCGTAAACGCCCGTTTAATGCCGATTCGTTCCGCATCCCGGCGCAAAATGCGCACGCACATCGAGTGGAACGTCGAAATCCAAATTTGGTCGGCGAGCGCCTCTCCCGTCAGTCCGGCGACACGGCTTTTCATCTCACGAGCCGCTTTATTCGTAAACGTAATCGCCAAAATGTTCCACGGTGCCACTTCTTTTTCCACGAGCAAATACGCGATACGATGCGTCAATACACGCGTCTTCCCGCTTCCGGCTCCGGCCATGATTAATAGCGGTCCTTTCGTATGCTTGACCGCCTCTTTTTGCACGTCATTTAAACCTGTCAACAAATCTTCGACAAATTGCAAGATCGTCACTTCCTCACAAACGTATTGCAGTTATCGCTGGCTTTTCACGGCCTTCACCGTTTGCAGCGCTTTTTTCAAATCGTCATAAATCGCGTTGCCAACCACAATCGTATCCGCATATTGGGCCATTTCTTCCGCCTTCCTGCGGTCACAAATGCCGCCTCCGTAAAAAAACTGCGCTTCCGACAAGCTTTCACCGACCAATCGGACAACGTCCGGATCGCCGTAAGCCCCGCTGTATTCCAAATAAAAAATGGGCAGGCGGAACAACCGGTCGGCAATGAGCGCATAGGAACGAATCGCTTCCGGCGACAAATTCGTTTCCGCATCCGTATGTTGCGCCGCTTTCGAATCAGCATTGACGATGCAGTACCCTTCCGTAACGATTTCTTCCCAGTCCATCAAATCCGCCCACTCTTGCACGGCACGATGATGATGGCCGATGACCCAATCTACCTTCCGGCTGTTTAACACGCTCGGAATAAAATAATAGTCGAAGCCCGGAGACAACGCCTCGGGGTTGGAAACTTCCAATGCACACGAAACGGAGAATCGGCGAATGCGCGACAGCAAATACAACGTATCATCGAGCGTGACGTCATCCGTTCCGCCGACAATCACCGCATCCGTCCCTGATTCACAGACTTTTGCCAAGTCTTCGTCCGCTATCGCTTTATTCGGGTCTAATTTAAATACATGTTTCCAACTGCGAATCTCGTCCATGGGCATCCTCCAACACGTTACTTTCTCTACTTGAATTATAACATAAGGTGACGGGTTCTCTGGACCGATTCACCAAACAAAAAATCGGCCGAAGCGACCGATTGCGTGTCGTTTTTTTCGGCACCCGTGCCGAAAATTTCCGCATTGCAGTTTCAACGGACATGAGCACCTTTCTTTGCCCACAAAAATCAGGGTGAACCTGTTCCGCTCTCAATCAACGTGAGGAGAAACCTGTACAGGTTTCTCCTCACTGGGGTGTTTTATCTATCACTTTGAATGCGTTCGAGCGCCATTTGGTAACCATCGTTTCCGTAATTGATACAGCGCTTGACGCGGGAAATCGTTGCCGTGCTCGCCCCGGTTTCCGATTCGATTTTATGATAAGTAAAGCCTTCCTGGAGCATTCGCGCCACTTGTAACCGCTGCGCCAGCGACTGAATTTCACCCATCGTGCACAAATCGTCGAAAAACCGGTAACATTCTTCTCTGTCTTTCAGGGACATGATCGCATCAAACAGTTGATCGAGCGATTGACCCCGCAATTTATCAATTTGCATCTTGATCTCCTCCAGAAATGGTGACGGAACCAGACAAGCCGGGGTCGGTCGGAACGATATTAATCCACGTGCGCCCGGGAACAAACCCGAGAATCTTGCCGTCTTTCACGGGATAAATGCGGCCATCGACATTCTTCCACTTGACCTTTTGCACGACACCTTGTTGAAAGAGCCAAGCTTCGCCCCCGTCTTTTAAATTGATTTCCCGGCGCGGATAGCTGTCAATGAACCGGTGGGGCGCAGATACGACCATCACGTTCGACAGCGTGACAGGCGTTTTCGTTTCCAAATCCTTTGATTGCTCCCCGTCGCTGTAGCGAATATATTTCCCGGTATCAGGTTGGTACACATAACGAACCGAGTAACGGTCGAGGTAATTGATTTTCACCGCTTTCGCTTTTTCCCCGGAAAGCGCGTTCACTTCCTCCTCCGTCAAAAAAGGCAAAGGCTTAATGTCGGCTTTCATGTTGTATCCTTTTTTCTCGGCACCTTTCAAAATGTTTTTGTATGAAATGTAGGCATTATGCGGCGCTTTTCGGAAGTCCGCCCGGTAAAACAATGTCCCGTCGTAATAAATGCCGTTCAAATTATCCTTGCCCGACGACTCGATCAACGCTCGCGCTTGCGGACTCCAGCCGAAATGAACGTAAAAAGCGTCATAACCGTTGCTCAGACGAATGTAATACGGCCGGGCGCTTCTCACCGGACCAATCACCTTTGGCTGGTGACTTTGGAAAATCGCCAAAAACCTCGTAATCGCACCTTCAGCAAGCGCTTCATACACAAGATCGGCCTGATAAACGCCCGATTGCGGCCGCGCCAAGCTGAAATTGTTGATCATGACGCCGACCGGACGGTTCGTCACTTCATGTTCGGCAGGCAGTCCGGTCAAAGGATAAATGTGCTCGGGCGGCTTCGGTTCCTCTTCCTTTTTCGGTTCCGGCGCCTTTTGTTCCGGATCGTTTTCCGCCGTTTGTTTTTGCTCCGGCTGCTGGTTCGCGCTTTTTGACACATCCGAAGACTTGCAGCCGATCAAACCAACTAGTAAAAGCAATATGATAAAACTAACCGTCCAACCCCTCTTCACTGGCTCACGTCCTTCTTCGATTATCCTTTAAATTTTATCCCATTATAGCATTTTTTCGAAGAACGGACAGGCACGCTATTAAAAAATGGCCGCGACGAAGAGCGACCGTTCATCTAAGATCGGTCGCCAAAGGAATGCCGGAATGAAATCGTGCATGAGATGCGCTAAACGATGCAATAGTGAGGTTCTTCGAGTGAAATCGTGCATGAAAATCGCTATTTTCTCAAATCCCGCGAACTTGGGCATGATTTTTATCGTAATGCGAACAATAGCGCTCCCTATGATCGGTAATTTTATAATGGTGCCGATTTTCCTAAAATAACGTTGGTGATGATCGATTCCGGTATTTCCGTCTCATCCTCCACCGTTACAACCCCCGAGATTCCTGACGACCATCCATAAGCGACACCACACCTCTATTTGAAGACTAAGAACGCATAATGGCCGGGAACAATACCGATCGTTTCTTTACATCGTACAAGCCTTTCTGCGTCACCCGGATGTAAGGCAAATGGGTCGATGACAAAAACAACAACGTGTAAATCGGATCGTCAAAACGGTATCCTCGGCTCGCCAACTCGCTTTTCAAAGTGGTTTCCTCCGCCATCAATGCTTCCAATCGCTTGACGGACATGCCGCCGAGCAGCGGCAACTCAATTTCTGTGACCACCCTGCCTTGTTCGGTCAATACGATGCCGCCGCCGAGCTCTTTTGCCCGCTTAAAGGCCAACATCATGTCTTGCTTGTTTTTCCCGAGAATAATTACGTCGCCGGTACTCGAATACGTGCTCGCAAATCCGGAAACCGATGCCGCGAATCCTTTCAATATCGTGTTTACTTGCCACTTGCCATCTTTGTCAACAAACATGAGAAAACATTCGTCTTCCTCAAACGAAGGACGTTCACTCGTCGGGTCGAATCGCAAATAATACGGTTTCGTAATGACCGAATTGATCATTTCGATGCCGACGGGCTGCGAGAACTGAAAGTCTTCTCTTGTCAGCTCCCAATTGAGACGCAAAGCGGATTGGTCTTTGTCCTCCCACGAAAGCGGAACGTCCGGGAAGCAATTCTCGCCGTCCCGGCGAATCCATTCACCTTTAGCAAGCACCGATTGCGGGGTCGGGGACTTTTTATCTTTTAAAAAATTCAAGTGGGCCACACGCCCCGGCGCAATCATGCCGAGCAGGTGATCCATGCCGTAATGCCGCGCTGCGTTGTAGGAAGCCATCGCGTACGCATCAACCTCGGGGATGCCTTTTTCAAGCGCAATTTCGATCAGGCGGTCCATCACCCCTTGCTCGTGAAACGCGGGGGTCGAGCCGTCTGTCGTCATGTATACCCTGTCAAAATGGTCGATCCCACGTGCTTTTAGTTCATCTAAAATGACCGGGAGATCCGGACGGATCGACGAATAGCGAAGCACCGTTGACAAGCCGAGATTCAAGCGTCTCTCCGCTTCCTCACCTGTCATCGCTTCATGGTCGGCCTTTACGCCGAGCAACGCCAGTTGTGTCAACGTCTTTTCCGAAGCTCCCGGCAAGTGGCCTTCAATCGGTTTGCCGTTGCGTACCGTCATTTGCATCCAATCGAGGATTTCATCATCCCCGGCGAGCACCTTCGGCCATGCCGTCAATTCACCGCCTTGAACAACGTCCGGATGATTCAACCAAGCGTGTACATTTTCCGTCGTGAAAATATCGTTTTCGTCGCTCAGTTCCGTCTGTGCGTCGTAACGGCCCCACCAATACATCGACAACGGAAGTTTCGCGAATTCAGCGATTAATGAAAACGCTTTCGTTTTTCCTAATCGCAAAAACAAGAGAAGGCTGTCGCAGATAAGCGTCGTCGTCCCTCTTACCGATGCATATTCAGCAAATGTATGGGGATTATATAGTTGAAAAGGGTGAACATGAGGTTCAATGTAGCCGGGAACCACCGCGAGCCCGGAACAGTCAACGATTTCGGCGCCTTTCGTTTTGGCGGGCCATTCCCGTCCGACATAGACGATGCGGTCGCCGGAAATCCAAATGTGGCCGTTCATCCACTTTTTTTGTGCGTGATTTAAATATGTCGCATTTTTGAGAACTTTAGAAGGAGAGGTTTCTCCGCGAACCACCGACAGCTGTTC
Encoded proteins:
- a CDS encoding CamS family sex pheromone protein, with the translated sequence MDRRIIVLFCVLALILSGCVPNFGNDPDSNKIVKKSDKGKKQKKVKITPKVESIKNQYRTVVDFKPGAARGHILYGVANRLDIDEIQTGLMRLSKDVYSPDRYIFQEGQYLERDMIENWLENESQDNPEGLNPDLPKGYKKYSAEKKVQFLSEHPSYLSYVTEQDYLVQAGKDQLKLGGLSIAISMAKVYSFKVEDADGNLYRRQIKLDEKKAKEKAKQFADVIVKRIREIEALKNVPIVIGLYQEQAAESLVPGHYFAKTVVKAEDSSVGEWEPLKETHVLFPSVEASEHYQADTDHFEQFRSQVQDYFPNYVDVIGKAFYKQKELQHMTIDIPIKFYAETEVISFSQFIAGLLSDQNNPFPQDVPIDVYISSAQGPEALVVLNPDRDEPFVHVYKNK
- a CDS encoding OsmC family protein, with protein sequence MTRHVFECEATWKGGRRGIGEMRAGNLTSSMSVPASMGGAGQGTNPDELLLSAAASCFLMTFGIGLEAAGIEVQRVSIHSKGTVSEQGGLHFETVLHHLDVKLPDSADKTDIEKVQEIVKRSESRCMVSKALKGNVEILVEAEIA
- the pcrA gene encoding DNA helicase PcrA, with protein sequence MQFVEDLLTGLNDVQKEAVKHTKGPLLIMAGAGSGKTRVLTHRIAYLLVEKEVAPWNILAITFTNKAAREMKSRVAGLTGEALADQIWISTFHSMCVRILRRDAERIGIKRAFTILDGTDQVSVIKQIMKDLNYDVKKFQPRAILGTISSAKNELKRAKQFTADNPGDIYTQVVAEVYAEYEKRLRKNHALDFDDLIMSTIELFERVPEVLEFYQRKFQYIHVDEYQDTNAAQYKLVSLLAERYQNLCVVGDSDQSIYRWRGADISNILSFEKDYADAQVILLEQNYRSTKTILNAANHVIQNNFNRKPKRLWTENDPGQKIHYYRGMNEQDESRFVASKIRDLTVGGKRKYRDLAILYRTNAQSRAIEEALMKSNIPYNIFGGTKFYDRKEIKDLLAYLRLLSNTDDDISLLRVINVPKRGIGASTLEKVMIYAAENGISMFQAIAECEEIGLSSRFVKKLLAFEEEIRNLSKMQDYLTVTELVEELLDRTGYRKMYEQDTSLEAQSRLENIDEFLSVTKHFEEENKDSEDQGLVAFLTDLALEADIDQLDNDDSTVQDAVSLMTLHSAKGLEFPVVFLIGMEQNVFPHSRSIDDHEELEEERRLAYVGMTRAEQELYLTNAQMRTLYGRTNMNPVSCFIEEIPNDCLENEGESQGGGGRPAGVPPRSSRIVRPQRSGAEQLDWSVGDKVSHKKWGVGTVVSIKRDGDSCELDIAFAKPTGVKRLLAEIAPIEKL
- a CDS encoding heptaprenylglyceryl phosphate synthase is translated as MDEIRSWKHVFKLDPNKAIADEDLAKVCESGTDAVIVGGTDDVTLDDTLYLLSRIRRFSVSCALEVSNPEALSPGFDYYFIPSVLNSRKVDWVIGHHHRAVQEWADLMDWEEIVTEGYCIVNADSKAAQHTDAETNLSPEAIRSYALIADRLFRLPIFYLEYSGAYGDPDVVRLVGESLSEAQFFYGGGICDRRKAEEMAQYADTIVVGNAIYDDLKKALQTVKAVKSQR
- the ligA gene encoding NAD-dependent DNA ligase LigA; the encoded protein is MERKEAERRIEQLRDVLEQYNYEYHVLDNPSVPDAEYDRLMKELRELEEEHPDLVTEDSPTQRVGGEPIDAFTKVEHVVPMLSLGNAFGESDMRDFDRRVRQAVGDDVSYVCELKIDGLAVSLLYENGRFVRGATRGDGTVGEDITVNLRTIRSIPLRLKESVNLEVRGEAFMPKRSFERLNEARRERGEALFANPRNSAAGSLRQLDPKLAAERNLDIFLYGIGMLEGETIESHSDGLDFLKRIGLKTNPEWRRCKDVGEVMAFIEKWTEKRADLPYEIDGIVIKVDSLRHQESLGFTAKSPRWAIAYKFPAEEVVTKIEGVMLTVGRTGAITPTAMLTPVTVAGTTVKRATLHNEGLIREKDIRIGDTVVVKKAGDIIPEVVRVLEDRRTGDEKEFRMPDECPACGSELVRIEGEVALRCLNPKCPAQIREGLIHFVSRNAMNIDGLGEKVITQLFLNELIRDVADLYKLRYEDLIVLERMGDKSVNKLLQAIEHSKSNSLERLLFGLGIRFVGSKAAKTLAQHFQTMERLQNANENDLLEVDEIGDKMADSIRTYFGLPEVKALIEELKSLGVNMEYRGPAPAGEAESHSFFAGKKVVLTGKLEQLTRNEAKAAIERLGGNVTGSVSSNTDLVIAGKDAGSKLAKANELGVAVWDEERLREELNQ
- the pruA gene encoding L-glutamate gamma-semialdehyde dehydrogenase, translated to MVLPFKHEPFTDFSDESNRNDFKAALKQVKAELGKDYDLIIAGERVPTGSKLTSTNPADKDEVIGTVSMAGKEEVEKAFAAAEEAYKEWSQWDPKVRAEVLFRAAAIVRRRKHEFSAWMVYEAGKPWSQADADTAEGIDFLEYYGRQMLELANGKPINERVGEHNHFFYQPMGTGVTIPPWNFPFAIMLGTTIAPVVTGNTVLLKPAESTPIIAYKAMEALEEAGLPKGVVNYIPGDPQEIGDYLVDHPKTRFVNFTGSRATGTRIYERAAKVQEGQLFLKRVVAEMGGKDTIIVDNEADLDLAADAIVNSAFGFSGQKCSACSRAVIHQDVYDEVLEKAIELTKQLEVGDPAGDPYMGPVINEKQFDKIKNYIEIGKEEGELKVGGETDDSKGYFVQPTIFADVDPKARLMQEEIFGPVVAFTKARDFDHMLEIANNTEYGLTGAVISKNRAHLNRARTEFQVGNLYFNRGCTAAIVGYHPFGGFKMSGTDAKAGGPDYLTNFLEAKTVSEML